The following proteins are encoded in a genomic region of Musa acuminata AAA Group cultivar baxijiao chromosome BXJ2-11, Cavendish_Baxijiao_AAA, whole genome shotgun sequence:
- the LOC103970723 gene encoding chloroplast envelope quinone oxidoreductase homolog — MAEEKSTMKAIQYPSYGGGAGALKHVEVPIPSPKKNEILLKLEAASINPIDWKIQVGMLRPFLPPKFPFTPVADVAGEVAELGPEVSAFKKGDKVVGMLNFFNGGGLAEFAVAPIGLMVTRPPELSPPEAASLPTAAMTALQALKAAGTKFDATDKPSNILITAASGGVGHYALQLAKHAGHHVTATCGARNIELIKSLGADEVLDYKTPEGAKLCSPSGKKYDAVIHCTTNISWSTFEPNLSTEGKVIDITPTLQTMATSMLKKLTFSKKKLVPLLLSPKSEDMKFLVDMAQEGKLKTIVDSTHRLTKAEEAWARSMSGHATGKIVVEM, encoded by the exons ATGGCGGAGGAGAAGAGCACCATGAAGGCCATCCAGTACCCGTCCTACGGCGGTGGCGCCGGCGCCCTCAAG CATGTTGAGGTTCCAATTCCTTCACCAAAGAAAAATGAGATTTTGCTTAAGTTGGAGGCAGCAAGTATAAACCCAATCGATTGGAAAATTCAGGTTGGCATGTTGCGTCCATTTTTGCCACCCAAGTTTCCATTTACACCCG TTGCTGATGTAGCAGGAGAAGTTGCTGAGTTGGGTCCTGAAGTTAGTGCCTTCAAGAAAGGTGACAAAGTTGTTGGCATGCTGAACTTTTTT AATGGTGGTGGGCTCGCCGAGTTTGCTGTGGCACCTATCGGCCTAATGGTGACTAGGCCGCCTGAACTCTCTCCCCCTGAAGCCGCAAGCCTACCAACGGCTGCCATGACTGCTCTCCAGGCACTGAAGGCTGCCGGAACCAAGTTTGATGCCACCGACAAGCCATCTAACATTCTGATCACAGCAGCCTCCGGTGGCGTGGGGCACTACGCGCTGCAGCTCGCCAAGCACGCAGGCCACCATGTCACAGCCACTTGCGGCGCCCGCAACATCGAACTCATAAAGAGTCTGGGCGCGGATGAGGTGCTCGACTACAAGACTCCCGAAGGTGCAAAGCTATGTAGCCCATCAGGCAAGAAGTACGATGCAGTCATCCATTGCACCACCAACATTTCCTGGTCCACTTTCGAGCCTAATCTGAGCACCGAGGGGAAGGTGATCGACATAACTCCCACCCTCCAGACCATGGCTACCTCCATGCTCAAGAAGCTGACCTTTTCGAAGAAGAAGCTGGTGCCGTTGTTACTAAGCCCCAAGTCCGAGGACATGAAGTTTCTGGTGGACATGGCACAGGAAGGTAAGCTCAAGACCATTGTGGATTCGACACATCGGTTGACCAAGGCAGAGGAGGCCTGGGCCAGGAGCATGAGTGGCCACGCCACCGGGAAAATTGTCGTCGAAATGTAG